A window of the Pongo abelii isolate AG06213 chromosome 10, NHGRI_mPonAbe1-v2.0_pri, whole genome shotgun sequence genome harbors these coding sequences:
- the RAB3IP gene encoding rab-3A-interacting protein isoform X1, with translation MVREANIKQATAEKQLKEAQGKIDVLQAEVAALKTLVLSSSPTSPTQEPLPGGKTPFKKGHTRNKSTSSAMSGSHQDFSVIQPIVKDCKEADLSLYNEFRLWKDEPTMDRTCPFLDKIYQEDIFPCLTFSKSELASAVLEAVENNTLSIEPVGLLPIRFVKASAVECGGPKKCALTGQSKSCKHRITLGDSSIYYYISPFCRYRIASVCNFFTYIRYIQQGLVKQQDVDQMFWEVMQLRKEMSLAKLGYFREEL, from the exons ATGGTGAGAGAAGCAAATATCAAGCAGGCAACAGCAGAAAAACAGCTAAAAGAAGCACAAGGAAAA ATTGATGTACTTCAAGCTGAAGTAGCTGCATTGAAGACACTTGTATTGTCCAGTTCTCCAACATCACCTACGCAGGAGCCTTTGCCAGGTGGAAAGACACCTTTTAAAAAGGGGCATacaagaaataaaagcacaagCAGTGCTATGAGTGGCAGTCATCAGGACTTCAGTGTGATACAGCCAATTGTAAAAGACTGCAAAGAG GCTGACTTATCCTTGTATAATGAGTTCCGATTGTGGAAGGATGAGCCCACAATGGACAGGACGTGTCCTTTCTTAGACAAAATCTACCAGGAAGATATCTTTCCATGTTTAACATTCTCAAAAAgcgag ttggcttCAGCTGTTCTGGAGGCTGTGGAAAACAATACTCTAAGCATTGAACCAGTGGGATTACTACCTATCCGGTTTGTGAAAGCTTCTGCAGTTGAATGCGGAGGACCAAA AAAATGTGCTCTCACTGGCCAGAGTAAGTCCTGTAAACACAGAATTACATTAGGGGACTCAAGCATCTATTATTATATTTCTCCTTTTTGCAGATACAGG ATTGCTTCTGTATGTAACTTTTTTACATACATTCGATACATTCAGCAGGGACTCGTAAAACAGCAGGATG TTGATCAGATGTTTTGGGAAGTTATGCAGTTGAGAAAAGAGATGTCATTGGCAAAGCTGGGTTATTTCAGAGAGGAACTCTGA